The following proteins are encoded in a genomic region of Anabas testudineus chromosome 13, fAnaTes1.2, whole genome shotgun sequence:
- the LOC113168816 gene encoding G-protein coupled receptor 4-like isoform X1, which translates to MNLTVSATTATANSTHLCVEIHRTSSDFLAYIYILAFIFGLIFNVLTLGPIWQQVRRQNILGIFLLSLSISDMCFIFTMPLWINYYWQNHQWKLGVTSCNVAGFFYYSNMYISIFLLCCISVDRCLVVTHPLRSQAHRTSCCAWAQCVAVYVVVVVLHIMVLFNDNLTDAHDDINNSDRCYETYPMESPVALFNMIRVGVGFLLPLLVLAVSYWRVLATVGQSPGLSAQVKRKVRLLSFGVIGIFSICFAPYHIMLLARSLVYYRSKSTEPGGSYCQFEQNMHLGFSCTLALSSLNCVVDPVLYVLVSNGVQEEVKMFFTRRRKTKMESCVLTSCNRGKPNNNLI; encoded by the coding sequence ATGAACCTCACAGTCAGTGCAACAACAGCAACTGCAAACTCCACACATCTGTGTGTTGAGATCCACAGGACCTCCAGCGACTTCCTGGCGTATATTTACATCCTGGCTTTTATCTTTGGTTTGATCTTCAATGTGCTGACCCTAGGCCCCATTTGGCAACAAGTGCGGCGGCAAAACATTCTAGGTATCTTTCTGCTCAGTCTGTCCATCTCTGACATGTGTTTCATCTTCACTATGCCCCTTTGGATAAATTATTACTGGCAGAATCATCAATGGAAGCTGGGGGTCACGTCCTGCAATGTAGCTGGGTTCTTCTACTACTCCAACATGTACATCAGcatcttcctgctctgctgtaTCTCCGTGGACCGCTGCCTAGTGGTCACACACCCACTGCGCTCCCAGGCCCACCGTACGTCATGCTGCGCCTGGGCACAGTGTGTCGCTGTTtatgtggtggtggtggtgctgcacATTATGGTGCTGTTCAACGACAATCTCACAGATGCACACGACGACATAAACAACAGTGACCGCTGTTACGAGACTTACCCAATGGAGAGTCCCGTCGCTTTGTTCAACATGATCAGGGTGGGTGTTGGCTTCCTGTTGCCCCTGCTGGTGTTAGCGGTGAGCTACTGGAGAGTGCTGGCCACTGTAGGTCAGAGTCCTGGCCTCAGCGCCCAGGTTAAACGAAAGGTCCGCCTGCTGTCCTTCGGGGTGATTGGAATCTTCTCAATCTGCTTCGCTCCTTATCACATTATGCTGCTGGCGCGTTCACTAGTCTACTACCGCAGCAAGAGCACAGAGCCAGGTGGAAGTTACTGCCAGTTTGAACAAAACATGCACTTAGGCTTCTCATGCACCCTGGCACTGTCCAGTCTGAACTGTGTGGTGGACCCTGTGCTGTACGTTCTGGTAAGTAATGGAGTCCAAGAAGAGGTGAAAATGTTCTTCACGAGGCGTCGAAAGACAAAAATGGAGAGCTGTGTTCTGACTTCATGCAACAGAGGAAAGCccaataataatttaatataa